In Sphingobacterium sp. SYP-B4668, the sequence TCAGAAGTAAAGCCTTTGAAAAAATCGTTCAGGTTGATTCCAAGCGAATTGATAATGTTAATCAATACCAATAAGGAGGGAACGGTACGGTTATTTTCAATCTGCGAGAGCAGACCTTTGCTCACCCCTGCCCTTTCGCCCAATTCATGCAGCGTGATGCCCTGTCCCTTCCGAATCTCCCGTATACGGCTGCTTATTTTAAATATTGTGTTACTTTTCATACTATATATGCTCAAACTTAAAAAAATAAAATCAATATAGAAGTGACATATATCAGGAAGCGCATAGTTAATGATAATTTAACAGTTACGAAATACAGTATTTATAAACTTTGTTTAGCATTGTAAAACAATTTAGATTATATTTACGCAACAATTATGGCAAAGCAAGGGACATTCCTGGTTTTTGATAAACCAAATTCGCCTCTCCAATCTGTATCGGGTGAGATACCTGCGCTGGAAAGTGGCGAACTACTCGTTAAAATCGATTATACCACACTCTGTGGCAGCGACTTACACACTTACTGCGGACTTCGACAAGAAGCCTGCCCTACGATCCTTGGACATGAAATAGTGGGTACAGTTGTCGACATCCACGTAGGTTCCATTTTGCCCGATGCTACGGGGCAAACACTTAAAATTGGAGATCGTATCACTTGGACCGTATTTGCCAGCGACCCCAATACTGCTAGTTATCATGCAGACACACCACAAAAAAATGACAACCTATATAAATATGGTCATCGCCAGATTACTGACCGAGACACATTCCATGGCGGACTAGCCACCCATATCATCCTACGACCATATACTTATATACACATCCTTCCCAAAGAACTACCTGCACCAATTGCCGCAACCATCAACTGTGCCATTGCGACATCTGCTGGTGCTATTCGCTTGGCCGGTACTATTCAAGGAAAGCGCGTGTTGATTTCTGGGATGGGACTACTCGGCCTAGTCTGTACGGCAATGTGCAAAGAAATGGGCGCCGCGGCAATCATCGTTACCGATATCGATAGTAAACGTCTCACACTGGCGGAAGAATTTGGGGCTACCGCGACCATCCATTCTCGCACATCGCCTGACGCTCTACCTAGTTCACAGGATATCGATTGTTTTATTGATATGAGTGGTGCTCCTGACGCTATGGAGGCCGGTGTAGCCCAACTTGGAATCAACGGAGTAGCCGTATTTGTTGGGGCTGTATTCAAACAACGCAAGCTACAAATCGATGCTGAGCAAATAATCAGGCGTATACTGACCATCAAAGGCCTCCACAATTATAACTACGAGGATTTTTCAGTAGCAGTAGACTTTATTATCAGCAATTGGCAGAAATATCCATTCTTACGACTTGTCGAGAAAGAATTTGCATTGGACCAAGTCAATGAAGCATTCGAATATGCAATAGCACAAAAACCAGTACGTGTGGGCATTCATATGGACATCAAATAGACCAAGATGCACCTTCAACGAAACTTCAGAAGAGAACAATGGAAAATGCTATTCATCACCATGTTCTGCTATTTATTCTTTTATACGGGGCGGCATAATTTTGGGTGGGCAGCAAAAGGGATGTCTGCCGAGCTGGGCATCAGTTATGAGCAGATCGGATGGATCAGCTTTTCCATGTTAATGGGATATGCCATAGGTCAATTGATTAACGGAAATCTGGCAGATAGACTCAGCCCCAAAATCATGATTTTGGCGGGTGGCTTCCTTTCTATCATATGCAATCTCGCAATTAGCTATGCCAGCAGTTACATCACTATTCTTGTGCTATGGACCTTAAATGGCTATTTTCAATCCATGGCCTGGGGCTCCGGCAGTAGACTTATCTCCAATTGGTGGGAGGCCCACGAGCGGGGCAAGGCCTTCGGATTTTATACCATGGCTGCGGGGAGCTCCTCTGTCCTGACTTTCTTCATGGCCCTATTGCTTGTACAACAGGAACAAAGCTGGCGTACACTCTTCAGATATCCAATTCTTTTCCTACTTTTTGCGCTCATCCTATTCTTGATTATTGCCCGTAGCCATCCCGCGTTAAAGGGCTTCACACTGCAAGAAAAAGATACGCGTCAGGACATAATTGCCAAACTAAGTTGGAAAGAAGCTTACCTCCAAGTATTTGGAAATAAGAACTTCGTGACAGCATCATTTGCAATAGGATTTCAAAGCATGGCTCGATATGGTCTCATCTTTTGGGTACCCATCCATTTTTTGGGCAATAATTACAAAGAATCCAGCGGCAACCTATGGCTCACACTATTTATCCCTATCGGAATGGCGTTTGGGGCAATTTCCTTCGGGTACATCTCCGATTTGTTATTCAATAAAAATCGAAGTAAATCGATTAGCACCGGGATGCTGTGCAGTTGCGCGATAGCCTTGTTAATCTACTTTATTCCAACGCCACACCATATACTCGCAGCTATCCTCATGTTTGCTTCTGGATTTTTCGTGTATGGTCCGCAGGCCAATTTCTGGACGTTGAGTCCCGATCTTTTAGGGAACAAATTAGTCGGTACCGGCATTGGGGTGATGAATATGTTTGCCTATGTATTTGCAGCTGTCGGGGAGCCTATATTTGGAAAAATCATAGACTACACTGGCAATACCGCCAATATCTTTCTTGTTGTAGCCGTTATTTGCGCTTTGTGCGCCACAATAATATCTTTTGTAAAACCACAGACACCTATTAACAATCATGAGTAAAATAAAATTAGCCATATTCGATATGGCAGGAACGACCGTTCAGGACCACAATGAAGTAGAAAAATGCTTTTTTGAAGCTATAAAAGCGACAAATATCGAAATATCCACCGAAAAGATCAATAGTATGATGGGGTGGTCAAAGATATTGGTCTTTCAGACGATCTGGAAAGACGAAATTGGCGAAGACCACCCTGCTTATCAGGCCAAGGTTGAGGAATCTTATCAGATATTCTGCAATACACTAGAGCAACATTATGAAACGATAGGCGCCAAACCCTACGATGGGGTACTAGATGTTTTTGAATATTGCAGACAGCAGGATATCAAAATTGCACTGACTACGGGATTCTATCGTAAGGTGACGGACATCATTCTGCAAAAACTAGGCTGGGATAGGGACTTAGACAGTCAATACTTATGTATCCCCAATACAGGCTCGAATATCATCAATTGTTCGATATCCAGTAGCGACGTTGTACATGGCAGACCAGCGCCAGACATGATTCAACTGGCGATGCGCAAATTGGACATCTCGGATAGCAAATCAGTCATCAACCTGGGGGACACACCATCAGATCTACAATCTGCCAATAGCGCCCATGTCCTCTATTCCGTAGGCTCGCTTTATGGAACGCACAGAGAGCATGAGTTGAATAATTATCCGCACGACCAATTGATTACAGCTCCTATAGCATTCATCGATGTCATTAAGCAATTCCAAGAAATCTAGTATCTTAAATTATAAAAGACTAAATTATGATGAATAGAAAATCGTTTCTAAAGATTGGGGGACTAGGTATCTCTAGTCTTGTTATACACAATGTCCAAGGTTCTTCCTCTCTGGAAGATCTGACTCAGGAGAATAACAAAGCGCGCGACATCACATTTGGTGTCATCACAGATCTGCACTATGACCTGATGCATGACAGTGACCGTCGGGCGCAATTATTCATAGATGCTATGATTAAGGAACAACCGGACTTTATTATACAGTTAGGAGACTTCTGTGTGCCTAAACCCCAAAATAAACCGTTGATGGACGTTTGGAATAAATTTAACGGCGATAAACACCATGTGCTAGGTAATCATGATACCGATGGTGGATTTTCGAAAGAACAAGCCTTGGCATTTTGGGGTGCTGCAAAGCCTTATTATTCTTTTGATAAAAATGGCTTCCACTTCGTTATTTTGGACGGCAATGAAAAGAGTGAAACCCAAAAAATAGAAGGATACCCTCGGTCCATCACCAAAAGCCAACTTAACTGGTTAAAAAAGGATTTGCAGAGCACCGCATTGCACACGATTATCTTCTGTCATCAGGGGCTTGAAAATACTTTAGGTGGACTGGACAATGGCATGGAAGTACGGTATCTATTGGAACAGGTCAATCAAGAAGCCGGTTTCAACAAGGTGGTATTGGTATTGACGGGCCATCATCATATGAACTATCACAATGAAATCAATGGCATTCATTATGTACAAATCAATAGTTCATCTTATTACTGGGCTGGTGAGGATTTCAAGAGCACAGCCTTTTCTGATGAATTTTACAAAAAGCATGGTATCCTGCGCTATACGCTCGTCTATGAAAACCCAATATGGGCTGTTGTATCTCTGGATCACAAAAAGAATATCCATATCCAAGGGATGAAGACCGAAATGGCAGGTATCCCCTTGGCAAATACCGGAATCGATATATACAAAGATGTCTATCCCATTACATCACAAATCGACTCTAGAAAATTAAAATATTAGTTTAACAAAAAAAGGGGTACTGCATCCGCGGCCCCTTCTCCTTGTTGTTCTGAACGTTTATATAGTTAATCTCCTACCTCATTACGTTTCTCGTCGCCCTCTTTCTCGTTTCTTTTATCCTCTGTAGTACGAATCAAAAGCTCACGCTGAGGAAAAGGTATAACAATGTCATTCTTCTGTAGCCTACGATGAATCTCTTCCATTATATCACTTCGAATTTGTCCTGCATCCTTTAAACTTCTCACCCAAAAGTACATATTAATATCTATACTGCTATCGCCAAATCTATTGTATTGAACCGTAGGTTCGGGGTATTTCAAAATACGTTCTTCATCTATGAGTAAAGATAATAACAGTACTCTGGCTTTTGCCAGATCGGTCTCATAGGCTACGCCAATTGTGATGTTCATCCGCTTCTTTTGTCCGCCCTGTGTCCAATTCACAACATGTGAATTGAGCAAATCACCATTGGGCAGCACCAAATCTGCACCATCCAACGTTGAAATAACACTACTGCGAAAACCTATAGATTTGATCATTCCACCTTGTCCAGCTACTTCCACCAAATCACCAACATTGACAGGCTTTTCAAATGCAATAATCAATCCACTCACTAAATTATTAACCAATGTCTGCAATCCAAAACCAATACCGACTCCCAACGCTCCTATCACTATAGTAATCTTATCCATGGGTATTCCCACCGCAGCAAAGGCTAAAAAGAGCCCAACAACGACAATTGTAATTCGAATTAGGAGAATCCAGCTGCCCACTCGAAATCTCTTTTGCACCTGCTCTTTTGGATTTCCTTGCCCATCTGCAGCAAAATACGACACGACCTTGGACACTAAAGTCGTTAAGATCATGATCAGAAAGAAAACAATCAAATTACTGACGGAAAAAGTATACGAACCAAGTGTATGCTCTTCTATAAAAAAGAGCTTAAGCGGTTCAGAAATTTGTCTAAATTCGTAAAAATTTCGACCAAAAAGAATGAACCACCCAACTACTAACAATACATAGAAAAACGCAGGCGCTTTGGTTCCCAATCGATTATAATTAATATAGAACAGCCGACGTTCTTGATGCGTATAAATAGCCGAAGCCAGCTGCAATCCTTCATTAATCAAACGTACCACCCAAAGAAAAAGAATTGCAATAACTACATTCAACACCCCCGCTACCAACAGCGCTTTGGATAAATTATAACGTCCAAAAACATCTGCCATCAAGGCACCAATGGCCATACCGACCATCAAACCAAGGGGATAAAGAATCCACTGTTCTCGAAGCTCAGCATGTCGTCTTTTATTGGCCAACACAATCGCTCCCAATAGTGCTACACTGATAGTTAGCGCCAAGACAATCCAACGCTCCACACGTGACGCTTGCAGTATTAAGTTATCAAAGCATGCAAGCGCAAACAAAATCAATATGAAGACCCAAACCCACCACCAATAGTTGCTGATATACTGTCTAAACACAACGGAAAGCATTATTCCAGCGACCAACCATATCACCGTGCTAAATGCAAATGGGGGTGATACAAATATAAATTGAAATATACTGAGTACAAGGATAGTACCCGAAAGTATTGGATAGCGCACTACTAATATCCGTTTGTGATCCGCATTACCAGCATCATGATTTGACATCGATCTTTTCAATAAAATAATGTATCGGGTAGAGGCGACAATCAATAACATCACCAACAAAAGCTTGCCCCAATTAGACTGCAAATAGAATGCAAGCATCAGCTGCAATTTTAAACCTGAAAAGTATACAATTTCTGAGAAAGGTCTATCAAAAGTATTTTTCTCCCATATATTGACAAATTCTCTTCTGAAACTTCGATCTGCGTTTTGCTTTTGATAGAAATCAATCTCTTCCATATGTGATGTAATCCGGAAGAGCTCTAGATTAATCTGCGTTTGAATATGTTGAATAGCAGCGATATTATTTTTCAATTGATCCATCACGGGAGTAATTTCTATCGCTAGTACCTTAAGTCTTTCTATATACTTAGATAAATCAGCAGAATCGTTTGGAAACTTAAATAGGGATTTATCACTTGACAACGAATCTAAGGTAAATCTAAATTTAATCAATTGAGATTGATAACGATCTACCTTATTTTTCTGAGCAATGGTTCCTTTTGATAATTCAGCTAAGATATTATAAGTAGTGGTTAGGTTGCGCGTGGTTTGGGCGCTCCCGACATGATTGAATACGCCATCACCAGCTTGTTCATGTCGTTTTTGTACACTTTCTAGATAAGAGCTTATAGCCGAAGAATCCAAGCCTGTCTTAAGGAATGATTTGGCATGCTGGGTGGTTCGCTTAATTTCTTCAAGAACGATATTTTGACTTATCAAAGCCCTATCTGCCTCGAATTCTGCCTTGCTTTCTTTAGCAGATTTGATAGCAAACGCCTGCATACGCTCAACAAAACTCTCTTTCGGAACACTGTCTTTGACGTTGAGTTGGGCTATTGCAACCTGACTACAAGCGAGCAAGATAACGACTATCCCCCACCAAAGTTTTGTTGTCTTCATACATAGCTAGATTATGTACATAAAAATAATATATTTTCTAATACAACTCAGCTATTCTATAAAAATAGGGCGCTACTTCTCCATAGTTCAGTAGTCGCGTCTGCTTTCGACGGTGTAGGTAAAGCTATCTGCCCGATAATAGCCCAAATTATATTCGATTGGCCTACCCGACTGATCGAACACAAATCTCTTCCTTGACAAAATCGGTTCGCCCAGCTCAATTTCCAACTTATCGGCTATAAATTTATTTGCAGCCTTTGCATTAATCTCTTCTTGGGATAAATCAGCGACGATATGGTACTCTCGCTCTAGGATTTCGTACAGGGGTCTTTTGAAGTCTTCCTCCCCAGTCAAGCCCACACGTGGGTGAAAATAAGAGATAAAATAGACAAAGGGATCGTCTATCTTCCCGCGTAATCGCTCCAATTTTAAGACCTTTTGACCCTCTTTGATATCAAAAAAATGCTGTACGTTACTGTCAGGAATTACCCAACTTACGTGCAATTCAAAATTCTTGACTTCTATACCTCGATTTTTCATCTCTTGTGAGAAGCTCAACCAATTTTTGGATTTGGAACTAAATTTTGACGTGACCACGCGTGTCCCCACTCCTTTTTTTCGCACCAATAGCTCTTCATAGACTAACTTGTTAATTGCTAAACGTAGTGTAGTCCGCGATATAGCCAATCGCTTAGCGAGTTCCACCTCATTGGGCAGTAATTTACCCTCTATATATTCCGGGGCTTTAATTAGTTCTCGCAACAGCATTTCGGCCTGTAGGTGCAATGGAATTGGGCTCTTATGGTCTATCTGAAGATTCATATTATTCTATTTCTCTAGCTAAAGTAACCATTATTTGCAGAATTAAGAAAATATCCATATGTTTATATGTACATACATTACAACACAAATATAAAGATATCTTCTTGGCATTATGAATATACCTGTTGGTTGGTTCACTAATACGTGTTACAAA encodes:
- a CDS encoding metallophosphoesterase family protein, which gives rise to MMNRKSFLKIGGLGISSLVIHNVQGSSSLEDLTQENNKARDITFGVITDLHYDLMHDSDRRAQLFIDAMIKEQPDFIIQLGDFCVPKPQNKPLMDVWNKFNGDKHHVLGNHDTDGGFSKEQALAFWGAAKPYYSFDKNGFHFVILDGNEKSETQKIEGYPRSITKSQLNWLKKDLQSTALHTIIFCHQGLENTLGGLDNGMEVRYLLEQVNQEAGFNKVVLVLTGHHHMNYHNEINGIHYVQINSSSYYWAGEDFKSTAFSDEFYKKHGILRYTLVYENPIWAVVSLDHKKNIHIQGMKTEMAGIPLANTGIDIYKDVYPITSQIDSRKLKY
- a CDS encoding HAD family hydrolase, producing the protein MSKIKLAIFDMAGTTVQDHNEVEKCFFEAIKATNIEISTEKINSMMGWSKILVFQTIWKDEIGEDHPAYQAKVEESYQIFCNTLEQHYETIGAKPYDGVLDVFEYCRQQDIKIALTTGFYRKVTDIILQKLGWDRDLDSQYLCIPNTGSNIINCSISSSDVVHGRPAPDMIQLAMRKLDISDSKSVINLGDTPSDLQSANSAHVLYSVGSLYGTHREHELNNYPHDQLITAPIAFIDVIKQFQEI
- a CDS encoding zinc-binding dehydrogenase, producing MAKQGTFLVFDKPNSPLQSVSGEIPALESGELLVKIDYTTLCGSDLHTYCGLRQEACPTILGHEIVGTVVDIHVGSILPDATGQTLKIGDRITWTVFASDPNTASYHADTPQKNDNLYKYGHRQITDRDTFHGGLATHIILRPYTYIHILPKELPAPIAATINCAIATSAGAIRLAGTIQGKRVLISGMGLLGLVCTAMCKEMGAAAIIVTDIDSKRLTLAEEFGATATIHSRTSPDALPSSQDIDCFIDMSGAPDAMEAGVAQLGINGVAVFVGAVFKQRKLQIDAEQIIRRILTIKGLHNYNYEDFSVAVDFIISNWQKYPFLRLVEKEFALDQVNEAFEYAIAQKPVRVGIHMDIK
- a CDS encoding mechanosensitive ion channel family protein: MKTTKLWWGIVVILLACSQVAIAQLNVKDSVPKESFVERMQAFAIKSAKESKAEFEADRALISQNIVLEEIKRTTQHAKSFLKTGLDSSAISSYLESVQKRHEQAGDGVFNHVGSAQTTRNLTTTYNILAELSKGTIAQKNKVDRYQSQLIKFRFTLDSLSSDKSLFKFPNDSADLSKYIERLKVLAIEITPVMDQLKNNIAAIQHIQTQINLELFRITSHMEEIDFYQKQNADRSFRREFVNIWEKNTFDRPFSEIVYFSGLKLQLMLAFYLQSNWGKLLLVMLLIVASTRYIILLKRSMSNHDAGNADHKRILVVRYPILSGTILVLSIFQFIFVSPPFAFSTVIWLVAGIMLSVVFRQYISNYWWWVWVFILILFALACFDNLILQASRVERWIVLALTISVALLGAIVLANKRRHAELREQWILYPLGLMVGMAIGALMADVFGRYNLSKALLVAGVLNVVIAILFLWVVRLINEGLQLASAIYTHQERRLFYINYNRLGTKAPAFFYVLLVVGWFILFGRNFYEFRQISEPLKLFFIEEHTLGSYTFSVSNLIVFFLIMILTTLVSKVVSYFAADGQGNPKEQVQKRFRVGSWILLIRITIVVVGLFLAFAAVGIPMDKITIVIGALGVGIGFGLQTLVNNLVSGLIIAFEKPVNVGDLVEVAGQGGMIKSIGFRSSVISTLDGADLVLPNGDLLNSHVVNWTQGGQKKRMNITIGVAYETDLAKARVLLLSLLIDEERILKYPEPTVQYNRFGDSSIDINMYFWVRSLKDAGQIRSDIMEEIHRRLQKNDIVIPFPQRELLIRTTEDKRNEKEGDEKRNEVGD
- a CDS encoding MFS transporter — translated: MHLQRNFRREQWKMLFITMFCYLFFYTGRHNFGWAAKGMSAELGISYEQIGWISFSMLMGYAIGQLINGNLADRLSPKIMILAGGFLSIICNLAISYASSYITILVLWTLNGYFQSMAWGSGSRLISNWWEAHERGKAFGFYTMAAGSSSVLTFFMALLLVQQEQSWRTLFRYPILFLLFALILFLIIARSHPALKGFTLQEKDTRQDIIAKLSWKEAYLQVFGNKNFVTASFAIGFQSMARYGLIFWVPIHFLGNNYKESSGNLWLTLFIPIGMAFGAISFGYISDLLFNKNRSKSISTGMLCSCAIALLIYFIPTPHHILAAILMFASGFFVYGPQANFWTLSPDLLGNKLVGTGIGVMNMFAYVFAAVGEPIFGKIIDYTGNTANIFLVVAVICALCATIISFVKPQTPINNHE
- a CDS encoding GntR family transcriptional regulator — encoded protein: MNLQIDHKSPIPLHLQAEMLLRELIKAPEYIEGKLLPNEVELAKRLAISRTTLRLAINKLVYEELLVRKKGVGTRVVTSKFSSKSKNWLSFSQEMKNRGIEVKNFELHVSWVIPDSNVQHFFDIKEGQKVLKLERLRGKIDDPFVYFISYFHPRVGLTGEEDFKRPLYEILEREYHIVADLSQEEINAKAANKFIADKLEIELGEPILSRKRFVFDQSGRPIEYNLGYYRADSFTYTVESRRDY